The Euphorbia lathyris chromosome 3, ddEupLath1.1, whole genome shotgun sequence genome contains a region encoding:
- the LOC136224335 gene encoding uncharacterized protein isoform X2, which produces MDAFDGSRKIPKIKSINGSISPIDTRLNADSTLIRYLRGGSPITLSGGYRTCSDAFSSPSIKSNSSRGGSSTFGRSLSPLSAIENLISPPVYGTPVKLVDEDVLVMDEIIVESSSGGRVSKSLSWDSSGSSFNSASSLGIRGYKIELCRSWEEIGQCRSGYKCQFAHGKEELRPSYSPIKNKSEAPSRKSYANALSSNLPKSRFLPSATAASPSAVSSRPQSPSPSQNQNESPSQNEKPSPAINSDKNAGETSKKSPTTNIISEDWQPSDDGIEITGG; this is translated from the exons ATGGATGCCTTTGATGGCTCCAGAAAAATCCCCAAAATCAAATCCATAAACGGAAGCATTTCTCCGATCGATACACGCCTCAACGCCGATTCCACACTCATCAGATACCTTCGCGGCGGATCTCCGATCACATTATCCGGTGGCTACCGCACCTGCAGCGATGCATTCTCTTCTCCGTCAATCAAATCCAATTCTTCTAGAGGAGGTAGCAGCACCTTTGGAAGATCCTTGTCGCCGCTATCAGCTATCGAAAATCTGATTTCACCGCCGGTCTACGGAACGCCTGTAAAGCTAGTAGATGAAGATGTGCTGGTTATGGATGAGATTATTGTCGAGTCTTCATCAGGAGGTAGGGTTTCCAAGTCATTATCGTGGGATTCTAGTGGTTCATCCTTCAATTCTGCTTCTTCTCTTGGAATTCGCGGGTATAAGATTGAGCTTTGTCGGTCTTGGGAGGAAATTGGACAATGCCGCTCTGGATACAAATGCCAg TTTGCACACGGAAAAGAAGAGCTTCGTCCGTCTTATTCTCCCATAAAGAACAAATCTGAA GCTCCTTCTCGCAAATCATATGCCAATGCATTATCCTCCAATCTCCCGAAGTCCCGTTTCCTTCCATCAGCAACGGCAGCAAGCCCCAGCGCTGTTTCTTCCAGGCCTCAGAGCCCGAGCCCCAGCCAGAACCAGAACGAGAGCCCAAGCCAGAACGAGAAACCGAGCCCTGCCATCAACTCCGACAAGAACGCTGGCGAAACGTCCAAGAAAAGCCCCACCACCAACATTATATCTGAAGACTGGCAGCCTTCAGATGATGGCATTGAG atTACGGGAGGCTGA
- the LOC136224335 gene encoding uncharacterized protein isoform X3 → MDAFDGSRKIPKIKSINGSISPIDTRLNADSTLIRYLRGGSPITLSGGYRTCSDAFSSPSIKSNSSRGGSSTFGRSLSPLSAIENLISPPVYGTPVKLVDEDVLVMDEIIVESSSGGRVSKSLSWDSSGSSFNSASSLGIRGYKIELCRSWEEIGQCRSGYKCQFAHGKEELRPSYSPIKNKSEAPSRKSYANALSSNLPKSRFLPSATAASPSAVSSRPQSPSPSQNQNESPSQNEKPSPAINSDKNAGETSKKSPTTNIISEDWQPSDDGIE, encoded by the exons ATGGATGCCTTTGATGGCTCCAGAAAAATCCCCAAAATCAAATCCATAAACGGAAGCATTTCTCCGATCGATACACGCCTCAACGCCGATTCCACACTCATCAGATACCTTCGCGGCGGATCTCCGATCACATTATCCGGTGGCTACCGCACCTGCAGCGATGCATTCTCTTCTCCGTCAATCAAATCCAATTCTTCTAGAGGAGGTAGCAGCACCTTTGGAAGATCCTTGTCGCCGCTATCAGCTATCGAAAATCTGATTTCACCGCCGGTCTACGGAACGCCTGTAAAGCTAGTAGATGAAGATGTGCTGGTTATGGATGAGATTATTGTCGAGTCTTCATCAGGAGGTAGGGTTTCCAAGTCATTATCGTGGGATTCTAGTGGTTCATCCTTCAATTCTGCTTCTTCTCTTGGAATTCGCGGGTATAAGATTGAGCTTTGTCGGTCTTGGGAGGAAATTGGACAATGCCGCTCTGGATACAAATGCCAg TTTGCACACGGAAAAGAAGAGCTTCGTCCGTCTTATTCTCCCATAAAGAACAAATCTGAA GCTCCTTCTCGCAAATCATATGCCAATGCATTATCCTCCAATCTCCCGAAGTCCCGTTTCCTTCCATCAGCAACGGCAGCAAGCCCCAGCGCTGTTTCTTCCAGGCCTCAGAGCCCGAGCCCCAGCCAGAACCAGAACGAGAGCCCAAGCCAGAACGAGAAACCGAGCCCTGCCATCAACTCCGACAAGAACGCTGGCGAAACGTCCAAGAAAAGCCCCACCACCAACATTATATCTGAAGACTGGCAGCCTTCAGATGATGGCATTGAG TAA
- the LOC136224335 gene encoding uncharacterized protein isoform X1: MDAFDGSRKIPKIKSINGSISPIDTRLNADSTLIRYLRGGSPITLSGGYRTCSDAFSSPSIKSNSSRGGSSTFGRSLSPLSAIENLISPPVYGTPVKLVDEDVLVMDEIIVESSSGGRVSKSLSWDSSGSSFNSASSLGIRGYKIELCRSWEEIGQCRSGYKCQFAHGKEELRPSYSPIKNKSEAPSRKSYANALSSNLPKSRFLPSATAASPSAVSSRPQSPSPSQNQNESPSQNEKPSPAINSDKNAGETSKKSPTTNIISEDWQPSDDGIEVRLPRQTNPSSNEDVDSYIHSVLYGPSNRRRLPAFDEFCPQ, encoded by the exons ATGGATGCCTTTGATGGCTCCAGAAAAATCCCCAAAATCAAATCCATAAACGGAAGCATTTCTCCGATCGATACACGCCTCAACGCCGATTCCACACTCATCAGATACCTTCGCGGCGGATCTCCGATCACATTATCCGGTGGCTACCGCACCTGCAGCGATGCATTCTCTTCTCCGTCAATCAAATCCAATTCTTCTAGAGGAGGTAGCAGCACCTTTGGAAGATCCTTGTCGCCGCTATCAGCTATCGAAAATCTGATTTCACCGCCGGTCTACGGAACGCCTGTAAAGCTAGTAGATGAAGATGTGCTGGTTATGGATGAGATTATTGTCGAGTCTTCATCAGGAGGTAGGGTTTCCAAGTCATTATCGTGGGATTCTAGTGGTTCATCCTTCAATTCTGCTTCTTCTCTTGGAATTCGCGGGTATAAGATTGAGCTTTGTCGGTCTTGGGAGGAAATTGGACAATGCCGCTCTGGATACAAATGCCAg TTTGCACACGGAAAAGAAGAGCTTCGTCCGTCTTATTCTCCCATAAAGAACAAATCTGAA GCTCCTTCTCGCAAATCATATGCCAATGCATTATCCTCCAATCTCCCGAAGTCCCGTTTCCTTCCATCAGCAACGGCAGCAAGCCCCAGCGCTGTTTCTTCCAGGCCTCAGAGCCCGAGCCCCAGCCAGAACCAGAACGAGAGCCCAAGCCAGAACGAGAAACCGAGCCCTGCCATCAACTCCGACAAGAACGCTGGCGAAACGTCCAAGAAAAGCCCCACCACCAACATTATATCTGAAGACTGGCAGCCTTCAGATGATGGCATTGAGGTTCGTTTACCACGACAAACCAATCCGTCTTCCAATGAAGATGTTGATTCCTATATTCATAGTGTTCTTTATGGTCCAAGTAATAGGAGAAGGTTGCCTGCATTCGATGAATTTTGTCCTCAGTAA
- the LOC136223812 gene encoding PTI1-like tyrosine-protein kinase 1, with translation MCKTKMALDVSNPSSPRHAPTRHSDSRRRLPQTPPNFTATATATATASSSSSSAAFAPSTSNTSSGYYTTASSSTSSRTSLTSLRQSISQNPNIYDISEIRAATNNFLAKRYSSSSSTACWRCTLRNIETIVFQRKFRRKMEMSQLKERLAVICRSNHTSVIRLLGVSISGDHIYLVYEFITGGNLADCLRNKRNPNFTVLSLWDSRMQVAADLADGLDYVHNKTGLYLTLVHNHIKSGSIIITEPDLSAKLCHFGTAQLCGEAPENEVGEKKKKKSVLNEIREISEEDEDELQGKEDRSKELKRSNSGIMQFEGVRGYMSPEFQASGIPTQKSDVYAFGVVILELLSGEEPFKYKYSKSRGDFTRTSLIETARAVIDGGVVEDGEGREGREGRLRRWIDRRMKDSFPVEVAEKLVRLALECVHVEEDKRPDMSRVAGKISKLYLASKAWSEKCRISDQISVSLAPR, from the coding sequence ATGTGCAAAACCAAAATGGCACTAGACGTGTCCAACCCCAGCTCACCTCGCCATGCTCCAACTCGTCATTCTGACTCACGCCGCCGTCTCCCCCAAACGCCACCCAATTTCACCGCCACCGCCACCGCCACCGCCACcgcttcctcctcttcttcctccGCCGCTTTTGCTCCCTCAACTTCTAATACTTCCAGTGGATATTATACAACTGCTTCTTCCTCCACTTCCAGCCGCACCTCTCTCACTAGTCTCAGACAATCCATCTCTCAAAACCCTAACATCTATGATATTTCCGAGATTCGCGCCGCCACTAATAACTTCCTTGCCAAACGCTACTCCTCTTCCTCCTCCACCGCTTGTTGGCGCTGCACTTTACGGAACATTGAGACAATCGTATTCCAGCGCAAGTTCCGCCGGAAAATGGAAATGTCGCAACTTAAAGAACGTCTGGCGGTTATCTGCCGGAGTAACCACACGAGCGTAATCAGATTATTAGGAGTATCGATTTCAGGTGATCATATCTATCTCGTTTACGAATTTATCACCGGTGGAAATCTTGCCGATTGTTTAAGGAACAAGAGGAATCCGAATTTCACGGTTCTATCCTTGTGGGACTCGCGAATGCAAGTTGCCGCCGATCTAGCTGACGGACTTGATTATGTTCACAACAAAACAGGTTTGTATTTAACTCTAGTTCACAACCATATCAAGAGCGGTAGTATTATCATTACGGAGCCAGATCTCAGCGCCAAATTATGTCATTTTGGCACAGCACAATTGTGTGGGGAAGCTCCTGAGAATGAGGtcggagagaagaagaagaagaagagcgTGTTGAATGAAATCAGAGAAATAAGCGAGGAAGACGAAGACGAATTACAAGGTAAAGAAGATAGATCGAAAGAATTGAAGAGATCTAATAGCGGAATTATGCAATTCGAAGGCGTGAGAGGCTATATGTCGCCGGAATTTCAAGCCAGTGGAATCCCTACGCAGAAATCAGACGTGTATGCTTTCGGTGTGGTTATATTAGAATTATTGTCCGGTGAGGAGCCATTCAAATACAAATACAGTAAAAGCAGAGGAGATTTCACACGAACTTCATTAATAGAGACAGCAAGAGCGGTGATAGACGGTGGCGTTGTTGAGGATGGGGAAGGAAGAGAAGGACGAGAGGGAAGGCTGAGGAGGTGGATAGATAGGAGGATGAAAGACTCGTTTCCGGTGGAGGTGGCGGAGAAGCTAGTACGTCTAGCATTAGAGTGCGTACACGTGGAAGAAGATAAACGGCCAGATATGAGCCGCGTGGCAGGGAAGATTTCAAAGTTGTATTTGGCTTCAAAAGCATGGTCGGAAAAGTGTAGGATCTCTGACCAGATTTCAGTCTCCTTAGCACCGAGATGA